Proteins encoded by one window of Castor canadensis chromosome 2, mCasCan1.hap1v2, whole genome shotgun sequence:
- the LOC109686231 gene encoding LOW QUALITY PROTEIN: neutral alpha-glucosidase AB (The sequence of the model RefSeq protein was modified relative to this genomic sequence to represent the inferred CDS: deleted 4 bases in 2 codons) encodes MAAVAAVAARRRRSWAGLVLAYLGVCVGITLAVDRSNFKTCEESSFCKRQRNIRPGLSPYRALLDSVQLGPDALTVHLIHEVTKQVLLVLELQGLQKNMTRIRIDELEPRRPRYRVPYVLVADPPTARLSISGRDDNSVELTVAEGPYKIILTARPFRLDLLEDRSLLLSVNARGLMEFEHQRAPRVPFSDKVSLTLGSIWDKIKNLFSRQGSKDPAEGDGAQPEETPGDGDKPEETQGKGEKDEPGAWEETFKTHSDSKPYGPTSVGLDFSLPGMEHVYGIPEHADNLRLKVTEGGEPYRLYNLDVFQYELDNPMALYGSVPMLLAHNSHRDLGIFWLNAAETWVDISSNTAGKTLFGKMLDYLQGSGETPQTDVRWMSESGIIDVFLLLGPSAFDVFRQYASLTGTQALPPLFSLGYHQSRWNYRDEADVLEVDQGFDDHNLPCDVIWLDIEHADGKRYFTWDPSRFPQPLTMLEHLASKRRKLVAIVDPHIKVDSGYRVHEELRKQGLYVKTWDGSDYEGWCWPGSAGYPDFTNPVMRNWWANMFSFDNYEGSAPNLYVWNDMNEPSVFNGPEVTMLKDAQHYGGWEHRDVHNIYGFYVHMATADGLIQRSGGVERPFVLSRAFFAGSQRFGAVWTGDNSAEWGHLKISIPMCLSLGLVGLSFCGADVGGFFKNPEPELLVRWYQMGAYQPFFRAHAHLDTGRREPWLLASQYQDIIRDALGQRYSLLPFWYTLFYQAHREGFPVMRPLWVQYPQDVTTFSIDDQFMLGDALLVHPVSDAGAHGVQVYLPGQGELWYDIQSYQKHQGPQTLYLPVTLSSIPVFQRGGTIVPRWMRVRRSSDCMKDDPITLFVALSPGAQTALLSAQGTAQGELFLDDGHTFNYQTGHEFLLRRFSFSGNTLVSSSADPKGHLETPVWIERVVIIGTGKPAAVVLQRKGSPESHLSFQHDPETSVLILRKPSVNVASDWSIHLR; translated from the exons ATGGCGGCGGTAGCGGCAGTGGCGGCGCGTAGGAGGCGGTCTTGGGCAGGTTTGGTACTGGCATATTTAGGGGTCTGCGTGGGAATTACCCTTGCTGTGGATAGAAGCAACTTTAAGACCTGTGAAGAGAGTTCCTTCTGCAAGAGGCAACGAAACATACGGCCAGGCCTCTCTCCATACCGTGCCTTGCTCGACTCTGTGCAGCTTGGTCCTGATGCCCTCACAGTCCATCTGATCCACGAGGTCACCAAG CAGGTGTTGTTGGTGCTGGAGCTTCAGGGGCTTCAAAAGAACATGACTCGGATCAGGATTGATGAACTGGAGCCCCGGCGGCCTCGATACCGTGTGCCATATGTTTTGGTGGCTGATCCCCCCACAGCTAGACTTTCTATCTCTGGCCGTGATGACAACAGTGTGGAGCTAACAGTGGCTGAGGGACCCTACAAAATCATCCTGACAGCTCGTCCATTCCGCCTTGACCTCTTAGAGGATCGCAGCCTTCTGCTGAGTGTTAATGCCCGAGGACTCATGGAATTTGAGCACCAGAGGGCTCCCAGGGTCCCTTTCTCGGATAAAGTTAGTCTCACGCTCGGTAGCATATGGGATAAGATCAAGAACCTTTTCTCTAGGCAAGGATCAAAAGACCCAGCTGAGGGCGATGGGGCCCAGCCTGAGGAAACGCCTGGGGATGGTGACAAGCCAGAGGAGACccagggaaaaggagagaaagatgagCCAGGAGCCTGGGAGGAGACATTTAAAACTCACTCTGACAGCAAGCCATATGGCCCCACATCTGTGGGTTTGGACTTCTCTCTGCCAGGCATGGAGCATGTGTATGGGATTCCTGAACATGCAGACAACCTGAGGCTGAAGGTCACTGAAGGTGGGGAGCCGTATCGCCTGTACAACTTGGATGTGTTCCAGTATGAGCTGGACAACCCCATGGCTTTGTATGGTTCTGTGCCTATGCTCCTGGCACACAACTCTCATCGAGACTTGGGCATCTTCTGGCTCAATGCTGCTGAGACCTGGGTTGATATATCCTCCAACACTGCAGGGAAGACCCTGTTTGGGAAGATGCTGGACTACCTGCAGGGCTCTGGGGAGACCCCACAGACAGATGTCCGTTGGATGTCAGAGAGTGGCATCATTGATGTCTTCTTGCTGCTTGGGCCTTCAGCCTTTGATGTCTTTCGGCAGTATGCTAGTCTCACGGGGACCCAAGCACTGCCCCCGCTCTTCTCCCTCGGCTATCACCAGAGCCGCTGGAACTATCGGGATGAAGCTGATGTGCTAGAAGTGGATCAGGGTTTTGATGATCACAACCTGCCCTGTGATGTCATCTGGCTGGATATTGAACATGCTGATGGCAAGCGGTACTTCACCTGGGACCCCAGCCGCTTTCCTCAGCCCCTCACCATGCTTGAGCATTTAGCCTCCAAGAGGCGGAAGCTGGTGGCCATTGTGGACCCCCACATCAAGGTGGACTCTGGCTATCGAGTTCATGAAGAGCTTCGGAAACAGGGCCTGTATGTTAAAACCTGGGATGGATCTGACTATGAGGGTTGGTGTTGGCCAGGCTCAGCTGGTTACCCTGATTTCACTAATCCTGTGATGAGGAACTGGTGGGCTAACATGTTCAGCTTTGATAATTATGAGGGCTCAGCTCCCAATCTCTATGTCTGGAATGACATGAATGAACCATCTGTATTCAATGGTCCTGAAGTCACCATGCTCAAGGATGCCCAGCATTATGGGGGCTGGGAGCACCGGGATGTCCATAACATCTATGGCTTCTATGTGCACATGGCAACTGCTGATGGGCTAATACAGCGCTCTGGTGGTGTAGAACGCCCATTTGTCCTAAGCAGGGCTTTCTTCGCTGGCTCCCAGCGCTTTGGAGCCGTGTGGACAGGGGACAACAGTGCTGAGTGGGGCCATTTGAAGATCTCTATTCCTATGTGTCTCAGCTTGGGGCTGGTGGGACTTTCCTTCTGTGGGGCGGATGTGGGTGGCTTCTTCAAGAATCCAGAGCCAGAGCTGCTTGTTCGCTGGTACCAGATGGGTGCCTACCAGCCATTCTTCCGGGCTCATGCCCACTTGGACACTGGGCGGCGAGAGCCGTGGCTGTTAGCATCTCAGTACCAAGATATAATCCGAGATGCCTTAGGCCAGCGGTACTCCTTGCTGCCCTTCTGGTATACTCTCTTCTATCAGGCCCATCGTGAAGGGTTTCCTGTCATGAGGCCCCTGTGGGTGCAGTATCCTCAGGATGTGACCACCTTCAGTATAGATGATCAGTTCATGCTTGGGGATGCACTCCTGGTTCATCCTGTATCTGATGCTGGAGCCCATGGTGTGCAGGTTTATCTGCCTGGCCAAGGAGAGTTATGGTACGACATTCAAAGCTATCAGAAGCATCAAGGTCCCCAGACCCTGTACCTGCCTGTAACTCTAAGCAGTATCCCTGTGTTCCAGCGTGGAGGGACAATTGTACCTCGATGGATGCGTGTGAGGCGCTCTTCAGACTGTATGAAGGATGACCCCATCACTCTCTTTGTTGCACTCAGCCCG GGTGCTCAAACTGCCCTACTTTCTGCTCAGGGTACAGCCCAAGGAGAGCTCTTTCTGGATGATGGGCACACATTCAACTATCAGACTGGCCATGAATTCCTGTTGCGTCGGTTCTCATTTTCTGGCAACACCCTTGTTTCTAGCTCAGCAGACCCCAAAGGACATCTTGAGACACCAGTCTGGATTGAGCGAGTGGTGATAATAGGGACTGGAAAGCCAGCAGCTGTGGTGCTCCAGAGAAAAGGATCTCCTGAAAGCCACTTATCCTTCCAGCATGACCCTGAAACCTCTGTGTTGATTCTGAGGAAGCCTAGTGTCAATGTGGCATCTGACTGGAGTATTCACCTACGATAA